From the genome of Penaeus chinensis breed Huanghai No. 1 chromosome 13, ASM1920278v2, whole genome shotgun sequence:
GTAAGGACAAAAATGAAGGCAATAAATTAAACCCTTTCTTGTTAAAAATAAATTGTttcaaatcaaattaaaatatttttttctcccttttagaaAATTCAACTAAATTAcatcaaacaagaaagaaagaaaaaattccttccccttttattttctttgtttcttttctttttagaaattAAACCAAATTCaatcaaatgagaaaaaaaagaagaaaataatcaaatcctgctctttctttctttctttcttttctttctctctttctttcttttctctctttctttctttctttctttctttctttctttctctctttctttctctctttttttctttctctctttctttttttctttctctctctctttctctctttctttctttctttctctctctcctcctttctgtctttctttctttctctctttctttctttctctctgtctttctttctttctttcttcctctctttctctcgctctctctctctttctttctttctttttgtacttACACCTGTTCAGTATCGTGGCCTGGAGTGCCCGGATGTCCTGAGGCTCTGCAACGCTCACCGGCCGCGCGATCCCGTGCCTCCTCCTGCAACGCGTCCAAGGAACGTTATCATTCTctcttaggtgtatatatatatatacctgtctgtctgcctgtctgtgtgtatgtttgtctgtgtgtctatttgtctaatTGTCCTtgggataatatataatataaatatataatatatatatatatatatataatatatattatatatatatatatatatatatatatatatatatgtatgtataagtgtgtggggtgggtgtgtgtgttatatatatatatatatatatataatataaaaaaaaaataataaattttcccctttttattttcatttttctttcttttaacaatCCTTTCCCAAAATTTTCCCCCcaaattcctcctctctcttctcctctattctttttttctctcttctttccttctttatcttcctctctaatctcttcccttctttccttctttctttctctctcattcttttttccccctttctctcttccttctatctcctctctctcttttcttctctctcttccctctcttcttcttcctcgtctctctcctctcgtcctctctctctctcccttctcattccctctctcccctcctcttcttctctctcttcctctcctctctctctctcctcatctcctctcgtctcgtctctcgtcctcttcttctctctctctcatctttctctctcctccccctcgcatcctctctctctcctctctcccctcaacctcctcctcctatcctccatctctctctcctcatcactctcatctctctcatctctctgtcctccgtctggtctctctctcctgtctcactcctctctcctgtactctctctctctcacaccccatctctctctcatattactaCTCacatctctcactccttctctcatcctctctcctctcttcatcattCTCTATACTGGTGCATCGtgatccatctctcttctctctctctctctcattcctttacttcagtcttttctcatcctcctcatcttcatcactcatcatctctcgttactctttcactctctcgatctctctctactctctctctcctcaatctctctctcatcttctcatctatctcctctctccctctctctcctccccctctctctctcctctctctctctcttctctcccatctctcccgtctctcgtcgatccctcactctctctgctctctctctcaatctctctctctctctctccctctcctcactcctcccctcaccctcccacccctctcctctctctactcgtctctctcttctctctctcctccctctcctctctcaccacctcctctctcgtctctccctcgccctctctctctcactctctctctcctcactctcacctctctctcctcctctctcctctctctctctctctctcccacctctccccctctctctctctcctctctcgtccctctctctccctcttctctctcctctctctctccctcctctcaaccccctccccccctctctctctctctctctctctctctctctctctctctctttctctctcccctctctctctccctcaccactcctcgtcctccctctctctcccactctctctctctcctctcactcttctctctcacccctctctctcttctctcatctctcccctttctctctctctcctctctctctctctccccctgcccctccctcctctctccctctctctcctctcatcttcctcatcatcttcgtctccatctcctctctctccctacatatcgtcttctctctcctcctctcccttcctctccctatctctctcctcctctctcctcccctctctctctctctcatctctctctctctcttctccccttcctctccccccccccctctctcttccatctcactcttcctctcatctcctctctctctccactctcctctcccctctctcatctctctcctccctcccccccccctctctcgctctctctctctctcacactcctctcaaacatctccatctctcatccctctcgatcctctcctctctctctcatcctctctctctcactctccctcctcccccaccctcccttctctctctctctcccctctctccctcccccctccccccctcctctcccccctctcctctctctcctctctctcctctccccctctcttcctctctcaatctctctctcgctctcatctctcttctctctctctccctcctccctcctctctctctctctctctctctctccctccccccatctctctctctctctcctctctctcatctctctctctctcttctctcatctcctctctctcctctctctcctccctcctccctccccccccccctctctctctctctctctccctctccctcccctccccccgccctctctctctctctctctctctctctctctctctctctctctctctctctctctctctctctctctctctctctctctctctccctcccccccccctctctctctctctctcgctctctctctctctatctctctctctccctccctccccccctctctctctctctctctctctctctctctctctctctctcctctctctctctctctctctctctctctcccctccctcccccccccccctctctctctctctctctctctctctctctctctctctccctccctccccccccccctctctctctctctccctctctctctctccctctctctctctctctctctctctctctctctctctctctctctctctctctctctctctctctctctcccccccccccccccccctctctctctctctctctctctctctctctctctctctctctctctctccctccctcccctcccccccctctctctctctctctctctctctctctctctctctctctctctctctctctctctctctccctccctcccccccccctctatctctctctctctctctctctctctctctctctctctctctctctctctctctctctctctctctctctccctccctccccccccccctctctctctctccctctccctctccctctctctctatctctctctctttctctctctctctctccctctctctctctctctctccctctgcctctctctccctctctctctctctccctccctccccgcctccccaatCCTTACCCGAACCTCCTGCACTCCTCGGCCGCAGTGTGCCAGCGGTGGAGATCCTTCAGGACGTGGTAGCACTCCTCCCCCAGGCGACGGAAGGGCGGGGGGCAAAGGTCATCGAGAAGACTGGCTGGGGACATAAAGAGGTcagtcgttattattttttttttccttgccttcttcttcttcttcttctacttctacttcttcttcttcttcgtgttctttttcctctcccccttcttctttttcttcttgttcttcttcttcttcttcttcttcttcttcttcttcatcttcttttccctattcttcttcttcttcttcttttctttttcttctcctccttctccttcttcttcttcgtcttttttttcttcttcctctctcttgggATTTTTTGAGAGTGTTTGGTGTCCTTTTATTGAGATTTTGATTTGCTTTGCTTTTGTTTCATCTTTTGTTGGGATTTTGAAAAATTGAGATtaatttcgtttcgttttttttttttttttttagttttagctctttttttttcttctccatataTTAGAATTACTTGATGCTGATATACACGTTCTTTTAACAAAAGGATTCGTTGTTTTGAAATCCCAGATGGTCTGTATTGTATTTAATCCTTGCCTTCCATGTGGCattgtaaggaaaaaaaaaaaaaaaaaaaaaaaaaaaaaaaaaaaaaaaaaaaaaaatatatatatatatatatatatatatatatatatatatatatatatatatatatacacacacacacacttcctgggATCAATTAAGATAATTGTAGTATCTAAAGTTTAATCTTTGACAATTCTATTTCAAAAGAAAAATCctataaaaaaaatctcatatcATTGAATGAGGAATATACCTTGATACGATCTCAGGTCTTaacgcagtaataataataatgaagaggataTGAGATCTGTATTAATTTCACCTGCGTGTTGTCCTCCTCACAACCTCCATCGCTGTAAAAAGTCTACCTCTTGCGTGTGAACTTAGGAGAATAATTTACTCAAATTATCCACGTGAGATGCTGCCGCCATACCTACAGTGCAGACCTGCTACctcaccatacatacacatatccacacttaTATAGTGACTTCATACAGTGTAGTCATGCCTCACCACGCATCCAAATACTCACACTTAAATACTGACTCCATACCCACAGTTCTTCTCCCTCACCACACATCCAAAAATCCACATTCATACAATGCCTTCACACAGCGAAGCCCTTCTGCCTCACCATATATTCCAATATCCAGACTTTTATGGTGACTTCTACCTCACCACACTTCCCTGGGCGCCCTCTCACCTTCACAGTCCTCGCAAGTACAGTGGTAACTACCAGGTGTGTTGACGCAGGTAACCCCAGGGGCACATAGGTCGCTCCTGCTCGCACACTCGTTAACATCTGTGGGGCAAAATAAGTTTTAGATATTCTAAGCTGTGATAGGTGGTTGGTTCGAGATGGGATAAAATTCAAACAGTGTATATGGAAAAGGTAGATAGTTGGTTAGATAGTTGATAAGGCTTGAGACGGGATAACATTCAGATAACATATATGGAAAAAGTAGATGTTTGGTTCGAGATTGGATAAAATAGCGTATTTGGAAAAGGGGATGATTAGTTTGAGATTTGATAAAGCTTGAGACTGGATAAAATTGAGATAACGTTTATGAATAAAAGTCGATAGTTGGTTTGAGAAATGATAAAATTCAGGTCACATTTACTGAGAAGAGATCACTTAAAAagacatatatgaaaaatatttcaTCAAATTGGACAAAAACGAAGTTAAAGTTTTATAAACATTTCAAGCTGTGATAGATCCTTGGTTTGAGATTGGATAATATTCAGCTCACGTATTTGTAAAAAAACGtaatcaaagatatatatatatatatggaaaagggATAATTAAAATAACGGACTGTACGTGATGTCAAGAAGATAAAACTGAAAGTGTTAAAATTAATCAAATTTCATAGTTgatgatatgaaaatgaaaatgcttaGTGAGGgggaatataaagataaaaatgaagaaaatgatttaGTTAATACGATACGATTTAATGAAAGTCCGTAGTAAATAAATAGTGAAATATCGTAAGGAAACGGATATGATAGATAAGGTAATAATAGATAAAGCATTAGTTTTTTCATCTAAATGTCTTAaaaatccaataataataataataataataataataataataataataacaataataataataataatgataataataataataataataaggataaaaatgaactTAAATTATATAAAGACAGTGTATATATTCCCGTCTTATCGtctgatatatatttaattgtcacTGAAAGGTGAGGCCGCAAGGGAAATAAGCAGATTTATAGATGACTCAATAAGTTTTTAGAATAAATGACGATAATTTGTGAAGTGAAAAATAGATGACCATGAAATTAGGTTTAATGATTATCATAGCAATGGTGGTgagaataacaatggtagtaatgatgataatgattacgatgatgttgatggtgtggtgatgatgatgatatgatgacgatggtgatgatgatcgtgatgatgatggtgattatgatcatcatcatcatgatggtggtggtgggatgatgatggtgatgacgatgatgatgatgatggtgatgatgaagataatcatcttcatcatcatcatctccatcattattatcatgatcataaccattatagtcatcatgatgataataaaatcaactgATTTAAATACTTTCACcttttgcgtgcgcgtgtgtttgcatatgcctgcgtgcgtgcatatgcgttTTTTTATGCGTTTTTATTACGCAGTCATGGTGCTTTACCTGTGCAGTTGGCCCCGTCCCCTAGGAAGCCCCGGTTGCAGGCACACCTATAACTCCCCACCGTGTTGATACACATTGCATTCACGTCGCAGTTGTGTGCCCCGAGAGCGCACTCATCCGTCTCTGAAACGTGTAACCTTATACAGTCCTCTCCCCTCGAGGCGTTGCGTTGACATATATACATCGTGATACAAAGCTGAATTAGGTTTattaagagaaagagttagatcAAAACGGGATATCTTTTTCACTTTTAGGAGAAATTTACCGTAGCATCTCACTCCGTCTCCCTCGAAACCGTCTTTACAAACGCACAGATAACTGCCGGGGGTGTTACTGCATGTGGCACTGTGATGGCAATAGTGGGTGCCAGCTGCGCACTCGTCGACATCTGCGGAAGATCAGTTAACAGGCCAGGGCACATTTCAGGCAGGCAGGTCAGGTTACAGCCAAGTAGAATCGAGGCTAAATGTTGTAATATGCTGACAAAGAtacttgtcttttgttttgaaaTAATTCCCTTGTGATCTATTCAGCCTTGGTAAGCTTCGAAATAAGAAGTTAGGGTTATATATTCTGATTAAAAAGGTAACTACATGTAGTAAAATCACTTCAGTTCCAAAATACAGACTTAGGCTTACGTATTCTTTGTAGAGATTGTGATACAATTAATTAAATCACTTTTTATATTTAGTAGATGCTACTGCCCATATTTAccaaatatgaatacaaatgtaaATGTTTTGAAATCTtctaattaatagtattagaaaaagaaaaaatagaaaaagaggagtTACACCCACTACGAAACTGATAACTGtgttatagaaataacaatgatgataataatgataataacaataactataatgatggtaataacaataataatgataataataacaataaagatagtaataataattatcattatgataataataataataattacgataataataataataacaataataataacaataataataataattattattattattattattatcataaataagtattgttattagaatgataatgataataatgataagaataatgataaatataataacaacaaaaataataatatcaataacaatgataaagataatgataatgatgataataccaacatcatcaacaataataatgacacttataacaataacactgatatcaacgataacagtgataataacaacaaagattacGACCacatcaataatattaatcaccATTATATTCAATGTTGTTAGTGGCACTACTAGTATATTAATGAATACAACGGAAAGCAACAGCAGGGAAGCAGGACTGGCACGTTTGCGGCAAATTACATAGAACTGGGAAATATGACCAATTTTAAAAACAAATCTGGGGAAA
Proteins encoded in this window:
- the LOC125031440 gene encoding protein kinase C-binding protein NELL2-like; protein product: MKVTLVQVLAVTLTLTLASPDCEPTPSCCPLNDAVLAELKRSQDQCFENDSHLTNIFTAMQDMKRATETIAEQLAAMSQKIDSIEKRIELLETKNTNLAENLTMMITDVDECAAGTHYCHHSATCSNTPGSYLCVCKDGFEGDGVRCYETDECALGAHNCDVNAMCINTVGSYRCACNRGFLGDGANCTDVNECASRSDLCAPGVTCVNTPGSYHCTCEDCEASLLDDLCPPPFRRLGEECYHVLKDLHRWHTAAEECRRFGRRHGIARPVSVAEPQDIRALQATILNRSVRGAWLGARWDAGTRDWRWASGAKVEGDATALLYSAGGSGRHAEFCMACTKHRCPSPQHCYEFLSVVCEVG